CCCCAAATGAGTCCAAATGAAAGAGAGATGAAAATCCAATTTTCCCAAAATTTGCCTTCTTCTTGAGTCCAATTTCAGAGTGGAAAACAGCCCTTTGATCAGTAGATGAAAATCAACTGGCATTGACTCCCCCACACCTCTGATTCAGAAAATGGGCCGTCACCAATAAGGAGTAAAATTAATGATCTCAGTTGCAAAATCCCTGGTCGCCCTCATTCTGAGCCTGGCCCTACCGGCGTTTGCCAATCCTGAAATTGACTCACTCAAGTCAAGACTGGACGCTCTTGAGCGCCAACAAAAGCAAAACGCCCAGGCACTCACCGACGAACTGGCCAATCTAAAAATGCAGGTGGCCGTGCCCGAGTCCACTCATGAATCCTACTCAGGAATGGGTGTCGCAGCCTCTAAAGTCTATTACTCCAAGTCGCCACTTTCGATCGGTGGTTATGGTGAAGTGGTTTTCACCGATAACAAAAAAGGCACGGACACCACCGACGCCTATCGCCTGGTTCCCTACATTGGCTATCGTTTTAGCGACGACTTGGTATTTAATGCTGAAATCGAATTCGAACATGGCGGAGCCAACGCCGGCGCAGGGACTGGTGAGGCGATCATTGAATTTGCCTATCTGGACTTTCTGATCTCCGAGAGTTTTAAACTCCGGGCCGGCCACCTGCTTATTCCCGTTGGCTTGATTAATATGCTTCACGAACCCACCGTGTTTCCCACAGTACAAAGGCCTGAGGTGGAAAAGAACATCATCCCCAGCACCTGGCATGAGAATGGGGTTCTCGCCTACGGTGATGTGGGACCTGTTCACTATTATGCAGGGCTTGTGAACAGTGGAGACGCGGATGGGTTCTCCAAATCGTCCTGGATTCGCAAGAGTCGGCAAAAGGGTGCCGAGGCCAAGGCTGAGGACTTTTCCTATGTTTTGCGTCTGGACAGCAATTCGCTGCAAGATTTTTCCGTGGGAGGCTCCTACTATACCGGAAATACATCTCAGGGAAATGACACTCTTGGTGATGCCAATATCAAACTTGCCGAAGTTCATGCCACCTACAAAGCGCGTGGTTTTGAATTTCTGGCTCTTTATGCTCAGGGGCAACTGAGTGACGTGGACAAAATTCGCACAGTTGTAACTGGAAATCCGGTGATGGGCGAAAAGGTCAGCGGCTATTACGGCATGCTTTCTTACGACCTGATGAAAGTCATCAACGGAGCTAGCGCCAAAACTCTTCCCCTGTTCGTCAGCCATGAGAGCTACAACCTCCATGAGGAGGTCGAAGAAGGCCAAACTCAGGATCAGTCCCTGGAAAAGACCATCACCACTGTGGGCCTTAACTACAAGCCCCTCTCCAACGTCGTGGTGAAGGCCAACTACCAGTTTCGCAGCAACGAAGCCGATACAGAGGCCGATAAATTTGAGCTGGGCCTGGGGTGGATTTTCTAATCCTCATCCTGGACGAATCAGCCCAAACCATCTAATATAACGGCAAATCCCGGCCGGGTGCGTAACCCGGCCCCTTTTTTGTTGGGGACGCGCAAAACCAATGACTGCTGTTCGCTTGATTCTTCTCCTCTGCGGATTATTCCAACTGGCCCCCGCAGGCATGGCTGAAATGCTCACTCCTCCTGACAAAGCGGCCAGGTTCCTCTTTCCCGAGGCCAGTGAAATCAAAAAAGAGAGCCTTCTACTCACCGCGGGAGAAAAAGCCGAGGCCAGCAAAATTGCCAAAGCCCAAATCCATGATGGAGTGTTCACTTTCTATCGGGCCAAAAAAGGGGACGAAGAACTTGGATTTGGTGGGATTTTTACCTCCACCGTGCGCACCAAAAATCAAACCTCGATGGTTGGACTAGATCCCAATGGAAAAGTGTTGGGCATTGAAGTCATTGCCTATTATGAGCCACCAGAGTACCTGCCGCAAAAAAAGTGGCTTGAGCTCTTTAAGGGCAAAAAGCGCGATGAGTCCCTGCGTTTAGGGCAGGATATCCCCATCGTCACCGGCGCCACCATGACAACTGAGGCTATGACAGAAGCCGTGCGGATTGTCCGAGCGGTTTGGGAAGTGAAACTCAAAAAGAGCGATGACGACAAGGAGAAACCATGAAGTTTCTCATGCATCACGACCTGAGACACCATCTCTACCTGAGAGTG
This is a stretch of genomic DNA from Pseudobdellovibrionaceae bacterium. It encodes these proteins:
- a CDS encoding porin, producing MISVAKSLVALILSLALPAFANPEIDSLKSRLDALERQQKQNAQALTDELANLKMQVAVPESTHESYSGMGVAASKVYYSKSPLSIGGYGEVVFTDNKKGTDTTDAYRLVPYIGYRFSDDLVFNAEIEFEHGGANAGAGTGEAIIEFAYLDFLISESFKLRAGHLLIPVGLINMLHEPTVFPTVQRPEVEKNIIPSTWHENGVLAYGDVGPVHYYAGLVNSGDADGFSKSSWIRKSRQKGAEAKAEDFSYVLRLDSNSLQDFSVGGSYYTGNTSQGNDTLGDANIKLAEVHATYKARGFEFLALYAQGQLSDVDKIRTVVTGNPVMGEKVSGYYGMLSYDLMKVINGASAKTLPLFVSHESYNLHEEVEEGQTQDQSLEKTITTVGLNYKPLSNVVVKANYQFRSNEADTEADKFELGLGWIF
- a CDS encoding FMN-binding protein, whose amino-acid sequence is MTAVRLILLLCGLFQLAPAGMAEMLTPPDKAARFLFPEASEIKKESLLLTAGEKAEASKIAKAQIHDGVFTFYRAKKGDEELGFGGIFTSTVRTKNQTSMVGLDPNGKVLGIEVIAYYEPPEYLPQKKWLELFKGKKRDESLRLGQDIPIVTGATMTTEAMTEAVRIVRAVWEVKLKKSDDDKEKP